DNA sequence from the Nitrospirota bacterium genome:
AGCAAAGATGCGCGGAAACATCTGATAATGTCTTCAGAAGGTGATGCGAGGAGACTCTTAAACGCCCTGGAGATAGGCGCCTTAACTACTCAACCGGATGAAAAAGGAGAGATACTATATGATTTAACTGTTGCAGTAGAATCTGTTCAGAAGAAGTATGTTCAGTATGACGACGGAGACAGCCACTATGATACAATTTCAGCATTTATAAAGAGTATGCGGGGGTCAGATCCTGATGCCGCCATCTACTGGCTTGCAAAGATGATCTATTCAGGGGAAGATCCTCTGTTTATCGCAAGGAGAATAATCATATGTGCCTCTGAGGATGTAGGTATGGCAGATCCAAGGGCGCTCACTGTTGCTGTCTCGGCGCTGCATGCCCTTGAGGCCATAGGTATGCCGGAGGGGAGGATCCCCCTTGCAGAGGCCGCTGTCTATGTTGCTACAGCCCCGAAAAGCAATGCCTCCTATGCGGCAGTTGATGCGGCATTGAGGGATGTTGAGAATGGCGTTGTGCAATCTGTACCGGAATATCTAAAAGTCAGTCACTACAAAGGCGCTTCGAGGCTTGAAAAGGGAAAGGATTATAAATATCCACACGACTTCGGCGGTTATGTGGAGCAGAAATATTTATTGAAACAAGCCGTGTATTACAACCCGACCTCAAATGGGTATGAAGCAAATATTAAGAAAAGGGCTGCTGAACTGAAAAATTCTAAGTCAGGCAGAGACTAAGGACGAGAGGGGAGAAAAAATGGAATTTATGGAAATTATAGAGGTCGTAATAATAGGAATCGGTGCGATCATTATCGGGGCAATCGCTGGATTCATAATAAGAAACCGGATGATGGAGGACAAGGTTAAGGAAGGACGTGAGCAGGCTGAGAGAATCATCAAAGATGCTGAGAGGGAGGCAGAAACCAAAAGAAAAGAAATCGAGATAGAGGCTAAAGATAAGCTTTATCAGGCAAGGATTGAAATAGAACGTGAAACCAAGGACAAACAGGCAGAGCTTGTAAACCTGGACAAGAAACTGAGCCAGAAGGAGTCCCACCTGGATAAAAAAGGGGACCAGTTAGACAGAAAGGATAACGATCTGCACAGAAAAGAACGGGAACTGGTTGTACGTGAAAAGCTCGCGACTGAGAAGATAGATCAATACGAACAATTATTGCGCACGTCCAGAGAACAATTGGAGCATATATCAGGAATGTCGGCAGAAGAAGCAAAGAAGCACCTCATGCAGGCTATGGAAGATGAGGCAAAGTTTGAGGCTGCCAAAGAAATAAAGCACATAGAGGATGATGCCAAAGCTAACGCTGAGAAAAAGGCCAAGGAAATAATTACAACCGCTATTCAGAGATATGCCAATGAACATGTTGCAGAGGTGGCGGTATCAGTAGTAAATCTGCCGAATGACGATATGAAGGGAAGGATTATCGGACGGGAAGGAAGAAACATTCGCGCACTTGAGAGCGCTACAGGAGTGGACTTTATCGTAGATGATACACCTGAAGCAGTAATCATCTCAGGCTTTGACCCTGTACGCCGTGAGGTTGCAAGGCAAACGCTTGAAAAACTAATATCAGACGGCAGGATACATCCTGGACGTATTGAGGAACTTGTGGAAAAAGTTAAGAAGGATGTGGAAAAAAATATGAAGGAGGATGCCGAGAAGGTATTGTTTGAACTCGGGATTCAGAACGTCCATCCTGAGATTGTTAAACTTCTGGGCCGCCTTAAATACAGGACAAGTTATGGCCAGAATAATCTCTTCCACGCCAGGGAGGTAGCTTTTATCTGCGGCATGATGGCATCCGAGCTTCACCTTGATGTTACCTTATGCAAGAGGATGGCGCTGCTTCATGATATCGGCAAGGCCTTAACTCATGAGCATGAAGGGGCCCATACAACACTCGGTTTGGAAGCTGCAAAAAAATATGGTGAGAATTTAAAGGTGCAGAATGCGATAGCTTCACACCACGGGGACATTGAGCCAAACTGCGTGGAGAGTGTGCTCGTAGCTGCCTCTGACGCCCTTTCCGGCGCAAGACCAGGGGCAAGAAGAGAGACATTTGAGGCTTACATAAAGAGGCTTGAGAATCTGGAAAAGGTTGCAACATCCTTTAAAGGAATAGATAAGGCATACGCGATATCTGCAGGAAGGGAAATACGCGTCATCGTAAAACATGAAAATATTTCAGATGCGGAGGCCGCACAGATAGCGCGTGACATGGCGAAGAAAATTCACGATGAGTTGACATATCCTGGTCAGATCAAGGTAACAGTTATTAGAGAAAGCCGTTACGTGGAGCTCGCCAAGTGAATATCCTGTTTATTGGTGACGTTATAGGCGAGACAGGACGGAAGATAATTGGAAATAAACTTGAGACGGTTGTTGATGAATACAGGATCAACCTGGTAATTGCGAATGGTGAAAACGCTGCAGGCGGCTTCGGCATAACGCCCAGGATTGCGGACGAACTGCTGGATGCCGGGATAAATGTAATTACCTCAGGTAATCATATATGGGATAAGAAGGAGATAGTGCCCTATCTCGAGAAAGAGCGTAGGGTACTGAGGCCTGCCAACTATCCTGATGGTGTCCCTGGGCACGGAAGTTTCACCGCTTACACGAATACCCGTGATAAGGTCGTTGTACTTAATCTTACCGGTCGTGTCTTTATGGGCAATTTTGACTGCCCCTTCCGTCTTATTGACCGTGAAATCAAGCGGCTTAGGGCTGAGTCGGATATTATCATAGTTGACTTTCATGCCGAGGCAACATCTGAAAAGATTGCATTAGGGTGGTATGCGGACGGCAGGGTATCAGCTATCATAGGCACACACACGCATGTCCAGACGGCTGATGAACAGATCCTGCCAAAAGGCACGGCCTATATTACTGACGTCGGGATGACCGGACCAACAAATTCAGTCATAGGTATAGAAAAGGAAATGGTCATTGATAAATATCTTACGCTGATGCCAAAGCGCTTTGAAGTAGCTAAAGGCAGAACTATCCTGTCTGCAGTGGTAATTGAGGTAAATGAACTTGATGGAAAGGCGTTATCAATTGAAAGGTTACAGTTAAGAGATGACTGAGCAAATGGACATTCCCTTCCGGCATATTCTTACCGTCTCCCAGCTGACTTCCATAATTAAGTCATCACTTGAAGATAAATTTACAGACGTGTGGATAGAAGGTGAGATATCTAATTTCCGGGTACCTTCTTCAGGGCATATCTATTTTACACTGAAAGATAACTCATCCCAGATCAGGGCTGTATTATTCAGAACATCTGCCCGCATGCTCAAATTTGTCCCTAAGGAGGGTCTTCATGTACTTTGCCGAGGGAGGATTACCGTATATGAATTCAGGGGCGAGTACCAGATTGTAATAGAATACATGGAACCGAGGGGGATTGGAGCACTCCTGATGGCCTTTGAACAATTAAAGGAACGTCTATTGAAAGAGGGCCTGTTTGATGAATCAAGAAAGAGGCCGATACCCCCCTTCCCGAAAAAGATCGGGATTGTAACTTCTCCTACAGGGGCCGCCGTAAGAGATATACTCAAAGTAATAGAGCGGCGTTTTGCCAGTGTGGAAATAGTCATCGCCCCTGCGTCAGTACAGGGGGAGAGGGCGGCTCCTGAGATCGTTGATGCAATAGTGGATTTGAATGCGATTGAAGGCATTGATGTAATTATTGTTACAAGGGGCGGCGGAGGGATAGAAGACCTATGGCCATTTAATGAAGAGATAGTAGCCCGTGCAATATTTAACTCACAGATACCTGTCATATCTGCAGTCGGGCATGAGATAGACTTTACAATAGCTGACTTTGTTGCTGATTTGCGGGCGCCTACGCCATCGGCAGCGGCAGAAATGGTTGTTAAGAACAAGGAAGATATACAGCGGCATCTGCATACGCTCTATCAGAGACTGTTGTATGCTGAGAAGACTTTTTTAGGGAAGACACGGGAACGAATCAACTCTTTGAGAGCCAGGGTATTCAGCCCGGAAAAGGAGATAGGCAGATATTTTCAGAGATTAGATGATGTGGAAATTAGATTGAGAAACGGGATTAAAAGATTAATTAAAGACAAACAACATAACATTGAAAAACTGATAATGGATATAAATTCCTTCAACCCGCAAAACAGAATCCAGCTGTACAAACACAGAATGGATACTTCACTAAACTCTCTGTTTAAGAATTTTTCACACATGCTTGCACTGAAAAAAGAGGGATTTCACATTGTCGTTGCGAGGATTGATAGCCTCAGCCCACTGGCTATTCTGTCTCGGGGCTACAGCATTACATATAAGCTCCCTGAGAGATCAATTATAAAGTCATCTGCTGATGTGAAGAATGGAGATAAGATAGAGGCTAAACTCCATGATGGCACAATCACTTGTATAGTTGAATAAATTCACTCGAAAACACTACCTTTCCGTCATTGCTATTCATCTCTGCATCTGCTATAAATTTATGCATGAAGTCATTGGCTTGTCCTGATTGCGGCGCTGTGATCCAGCCTAAAAATCCCTTCCCTGCTGTTGATATAATTATCGAGCTTGATGGGAAGGGCATTGTACTGATACGACGTAAAAACCCTCCTTATGGATGGGCGATACCGGGCGGTTTCGTTGATTACGGAGAGTCAGTCGAGGACGCTGCGACACGTGAAGCGCTGGAAGAGACATCTCTCAGGGTAGAACTCCTCCGGCAATTCCACGTCTATTCATCCCCTGACCGCGACACGAGATTTCATACCGTGTCTACAGTATTTATTGCCCGGGCAACCGGCACTCCTATGGCAGCTGATGATGCACA
Encoded proteins:
- a CDS encoding replication-associated recombination protein A, with the translated sequence MDLFNFADDKSAPLAWRMRPKKLEEFVGQRHVMAPGKLLRRIIVADRIRSLIIFGPPGSGKTAIAHLIASLTKAQFIEINAVTAGIADIRDAIGRAREWRNSGHEKTILFIDEIHRFNKTQQDALLPHVEQGIVILIGVSTQNPFFSIIPPLLSRSLILEFQPLPEEELDIILERAIACIRDIINNHQLHMSKDARKHLIMSSEGDARRLLNALEIGALTTQPDEKGEILYDLTVAVESVQKKYVQYDDGDSHYDTISAFIKSMRGSDPDAAIYWLAKMIYSGEDPLFIARRIIICASEDVGMADPRALTVAVSALHALEAIGMPEGRIPLAEAAVYVATAPKSNASYAAVDAALRDVENGVVQSVPEYLKVSHYKGASRLEKGKDYKYPHDFGGYVEQKYLLKQAVYYNPTSNGYEANIKKRAAELKNSKSGRD
- the rny gene encoding ribonuclease Y, producing MEIIEVVIIGIGAIIIGAIAGFIIRNRMMEDKVKEGREQAERIIKDAEREAETKRKEIEIEAKDKLYQARIEIERETKDKQAELVNLDKKLSQKESHLDKKGDQLDRKDNDLHRKERELVVREKLATEKIDQYEQLLRTSREQLEHISGMSAEEAKKHLMQAMEDEAKFEAAKEIKHIEDDAKANAEKKAKEIITTAIQRYANEHVAEVAVSVVNLPNDDMKGRIIGREGRNIRALESATGVDFIVDDTPEAVIISGFDPVRREVARQTLEKLISDGRIHPGRIEELVEKVKKDVEKNMKEDAEKVLFELGIQNVHPEIVKLLGRLKYRTSYGQNNLFHAREVAFICGMMASELHLDVTLCKRMALLHDIGKALTHEHEGAHTTLGLEAAKKYGENLKVQNAIASHHGDIEPNCVESVLVAASDALSGARPGARRETFEAYIKRLENLEKVATSFKGIDKAYAISAGREIRVIVKHENISDAEAAQIARDMAKKIHDELTYPGQIKVTVIRESRYVELAK
- a CDS encoding TIGR00282 family metallophosphoesterase; translated protein: MNILFIGDVIGETGRKIIGNKLETVVDEYRINLVIANGENAAGGFGITPRIADELLDAGINVITSGNHIWDKKEIVPYLEKERRVLRPANYPDGVPGHGSFTAYTNTRDKVVVLNLTGRVFMGNFDCPFRLIDREIKRLRAESDIIIVDFHAEATSEKIALGWYADGRVSAIIGTHTHVQTADEQILPKGTAYITDVGMTGPTNSVIGIEKEMVIDKYLTLMPKRFEVAKGRTILSAVVIEVNELDGKALSIERLQLRDD
- a CDS encoding exodeoxyribonuclease VII large subunit; protein product: MDIPFRHILTVSQLTSIIKSSLEDKFTDVWIEGEISNFRVPSSGHIYFTLKDNSSQIRAVLFRTSARMLKFVPKEGLHVLCRGRITVYEFRGEYQIVIEYMEPRGIGALLMAFEQLKERLLKEGLFDESRKRPIPPFPKKIGIVTSPTGAAVRDILKVIERRFASVEIVIAPASVQGERAAPEIVDAIVDLNAIEGIDVIIVTRGGGGIEDLWPFNEEIVARAIFNSQIPVISAVGHEIDFTIADFVADLRAPTPSAAAEMVVKNKEDIQRHLHTLYQRLLYAEKTFLGKTRERINSLRARVFSPEKEIGRYFQRLDDVEIRLRNGIKRLIKDKQHNIEKLIMDINSFNPQNRIQLYKHRMDTSLNSLFKNFSHMLALKKEGFHIVVARIDSLSPLAILSRGYSITYKLPERSIIKSSADVKNGDKIEAKLHDGTITCIVE
- a CDS encoding NUDIX hydrolase, which encodes MKSLACPDCGAVIQPKNPFPAVDIIIELDGKGIVLIRRKNPPYGWAIPGGFVDYGESVEDAATREALEETSLRVELLRQFHVYSSPDRDTRFHTVSTVFIARATGTPMAADDAQDAGIYTKNSLPDEIVFDHRRILDDYFSDKY